Proteins from one Acidobacteriota bacterium genomic window:
- a CDS encoding methyltransferase domain-containing protein, which translates to MSAKSTVETTGQYIHGSRPEEQERLSILNEILNEGYLRQMGLKPGQRVLDVGSGLGQFAQIMARTVAPDGMVLGIERDPQQMATARRLLNSGEAAQDPVPLKFRRGDALKLPLLPDEVESFDVVHARFLLEHVPNPGDVIRQMLRAVRPGGRIILSDDDHSTFNPTPEPAGFPALWQAYLRSYDRLGNDPFIGRRLVALLHEAGLKRIRNSIVFFGGCAHQSVFALVAENLIGVLRGAQDTILEESLLDPSVFQAAIEGLHTWKQRPDAALWYGICWAEGVKAS; encoded by the coding sequence ATGAGCGCCAAGAGTACGGTGGAAACGACGGGACAGTATATTCATGGCTCCCGGCCGGAAGAGCAGGAGCGGCTTTCCATTCTCAACGAGATCCTCAACGAGGGCTATCTGCGCCAGATGGGCCTGAAGCCCGGGCAGCGGGTGCTCGACGTGGGCAGCGGACTGGGGCAATTCGCCCAGATCATGGCGCGCACGGTGGCTCCCGATGGCATGGTGCTGGGCATCGAACGCGACCCACAGCAGATGGCGACGGCCAGACGGCTCTTGAACAGCGGGGAAGCCGCCCAAGATCCCGTTCCGCTCAAGTTCCGCCGGGGCGACGCACTCAAACTTCCCCTCCTCCCGGATGAAGTCGAATCGTTCGACGTCGTCCACGCCCGCTTTCTGCTTGAGCATGTGCCCAATCCCGGCGATGTGATCCGACAAATGCTGCGGGCCGTCCGTCCCGGCGGACGCATCATCCTCTCCGACGACGACCACTCCACCTTCAACCCCACGCCTGAACCCGCCGGCTTCCCCGCGCTCTGGCAAGCCTACCTGCGTTCCTACGACCGGCTGGGCAACGATCCCTTCATCGGACGCCGTTTGGTGGCCCTGCTGCACGAGGCGGGACTGAAACGTATCCGCAATTCCATCGTGTTCTTCGGCGGCTGCGCCCACCAGAGCGTCTTTGCGCTGGTCGCTGAAAACCTGATCGGCGTCCTGCGGGGAGCTCAGGACACCATCCTCGAGGAATCGCTGCTCGACCCATCCGTCTTCCAGGCCGCCATCGAAGGGCTGCACACCTGGAAGCAAAGGCCTGACGCGGCCTTGTGGTACGGCATCTGCTGGGCCGAGGGCGTTAAAGCCTCCTAA